The Spirochaetaceae bacterium DNA window GCGGCGCAGGCGTATGTGGGGCTACATCGGGAGGCGGCTGCTGGCCTTCATCCCGACCATCTTCGTTGCCATAACGCTGATCTTCATCCTCACCAGGCTGGTGCCGGGCAACCCGGTGTGGGCGCTGCTCGGCCACCAGTCGGTGTCGGCGGAGCAGGTCGACGCGGTGGCCCGCGAGATGGGCCTGGACCGCCCGGTGCTGATCCAATACCTGCACTGGCTGCCGAGGGTGCTCAGCGGCAACTTCGGCCAGTCGATCTTTTACGAGAAGCCGGTGGCGGCCGTGATCGCCGAGCGTTTCCCGGTGACGCTGAGCATCGCCGGCCTGTCGACACTGCTCACCGTGCTGCTGGCCGTGCCCGCCGGGGTGCTGGCCGCCACCCGGCGCGACTCCGCCCTGGATCACGCCAGCATGGTGATCTCCATTCTGGGCGTCTCGATACCGTCGTTCTGGCTGGGGTTCCTGTTCATTCTGCTGTTCGCCGTCACGCTCGGCTGGCTGCCGCCCGCCGGCTACCGCGACCTGTCGTTCGGGTTCTGGGAGTGGCTGCGCCGCTTGGTGCTGCCGGTGCTGGCGCTGAGCGTGAGCCAACTGGCGCTGCTGATGCGCATCACCCGCACCAGCATGCTGGAGGTGCTCGGCCAGGAGTACATCGTCGCGGCGCGCGCCAAGGGCCTGACCGAGGGCAAGGTGATCTACAAGCACGCGCTGCGCAACGGCCTGATGTCGATCACCACCATCGTCGGGCTGGCGTTCGCGCTTACCCTCGGCGGCTCGGTGATCATCGAAGTGGTGTTCGCGATCCCCGGCCTGGGACGGCTGATCACCGACGCCGCGGTGCGCCGCGACTACGCCACGCTGGAGGGCGGCATGGCGTACCTGACGCTGATCGCGCTGGCGGCAAACCTGCTGGTGGACATCTCCTACAGCCTGATCAACCCGCGGGTGCGCTATGAGTAGCGCCGCATCGCCGGCGCCCGCGCCGCCGCAGCCCGCGGCACGGCAGCCCGCACCGGCGGCGCCGCGCGGCTGGCGCGTGGGGTTGCGGCGCCTGCTCGGCAACCGGCTGCTGACCATCGGCGTCATCATCATGCTGCCGATCTGCGTGATGGCGCTGGCGGCCCCGCACCTCACGCCGTACGATCCGATCGCCATCGACACCTCGCAGAAGCTGCTGCCGATGAGCCGCGCGCACCCGTTCGGCACCGACGAGCTGGGCCGCGACGTGCTGACGCGGGTGATTCACGGCTCGCGCATCTCGCTGCGCGTGGGCGCGCTGGCCACGCTGTTCGCCGCCGTGGCGGGCGGCGCGCTCGGCCTGCTGGCCGGCTACTACCGGGTGGCGGATCAACTGATCAGCCGGGTGGTCGACGGGGTGGTGATGTTTCCGGGGCTGGTGCTCGGCATCATGCTGATGGCGGCGCTCGGCCCGGCGGAATTCAACGTGGTGATCGCGTTCACCATCATCAACGCGCCGCGTCTCGTTCGGGTGGTGCGCGCGTCGGTGCTGGAAGTGAAGGAGATGGACTACGTCGACGCCGCGCGGGTGTCGGGCATCCCCAACGTGCGCATCCTGGTGGGACACATTCTGCCCAACGCCTACGCGCCGGCGGTGGTGCAGGTGTCGCTCGGTTTCGCCGACGCCATCCTGGCCGAGGCGGGCCTGAGCTTTCTCGGCATCGGCACGCCGCCGCCGGCGCCGAGCTGGGGCAACATCCTCAGCAATGCGCGCGAGTTCGTGCGCACCGCGCCGTGGCTGATGGTGATCCCCGGCGCCATGATCACCCTGGCGGTGATGGGCATGAACCTGATCGGGGACGGGCTGCGCGACCGGTTCGACCCCAAGCTGCGCCGGGTGCGGGAGGGCGCGCGCCATGGCTGAAGCGGACGTCGCCTCCGCGGAGGCGCACGGCTCGGCCGGCACCCAGTCGCCGCCGGAGGCGGAACGCCTGCTGGCGATTCGCGGCCTGCACACCCACTTCTTCACCGAGCGCGGCGTGCTGCGCGCGGTGGACGGCGTGGACCTGTCGGTGGACCGGCGCGAAGTGCTCGGCGTGGTCGGGGAATCCGGCTGCGGCAAGACCATGACCGCGCGCAGCATCCTGCGCCTGGTGCCGCGCCCGGGGGCGATCGTGGCCGGTGAAGTCCTGCTGGAGGGGCGCGACCTGCTGGCGCTACCGGAGGCGGAGATGCGCCGCGTGCGCGGGCGGCAGATCACCATGGTGTTCCAGGAGCCGATGACCAGCCTCAACCCGGCGTACCGGATCGGCAACCAGATCGGCGAGGTGCTGGTCGCTCATCGCCGCGAGCTGAGCCGCGGCGAGCGCCGGGAGCGGGTGGTGGAGTTGCTGCGCATGGTCGGCATCCCGTCGCCGGAGCAGCGCATCGCGAACTACCCGCACCACCTCTCCGGGGGCATGCGCCAACGGGTGATGATCGCCATCGCGCTGGCCGGCGGCGAGACCCAACTCCTGATCGCGGACGAACCGACCACCGCCCTGGACGTCACCATCCAGGCGCAGGTGCT harbors:
- a CDS encoding ABC transporter permease, which produces MWGYIGRRLLAFIPTIFVAITLIFILTRLVPGNPVWALLGHQSVSAEQVDAVAREMGLDRPVLIQYLHWLPRVLSGNFGQSIFYEKPVAAVIAERFPVTLSIAGLSTLLTVLLAVPAGVLAATRRDSALDHASMVISILGVSIPSFWLGFLFILLFAVTLGWLPPAGYRDLSFGFWEWLRRLVLPVLALSVSQLALLMRITRTSMLEVLGQEYIVAARAKGLTEGKVIYKHALRNGLMSITTIVGLAFALTLGGSVIIEVVFAIPGLGRLITDAAVRRDYATLEGGMAYLTLIALAANLLVDISYSLINPRVRYE
- a CDS encoding ABC transporter permease, producing MSSAASPAPAPPQPAARQPAPAAPRGWRVGLRRLLGNRLLTIGVIIMLPICVMALAAPHLTPYDPIAIDTSQKLLPMSRAHPFGTDELGRDVLTRVIHGSRISLRVGALATLFAAVAGGALGLLAGYYRVADQLISRVVDGVVMFPGLVLGIMLMAALGPAEFNVVIAFTIINAPRLVRVVRASVLEVKEMDYVDAARVSGIPNVRILVGHILPNAYAPAVVQVSLGFADAILAEAGLSFLGIGTPPPAPSWGNILSNAREFVRTAPWLMVIPGAMITLAVMGMNLIGDGLRDRFDPKLRRVREGARHG
- a CDS encoding ABC transporter ATP-binding protein → MAEADVASAEAHGSAGTQSPPEAERLLAIRGLHTHFFTERGVLRAVDGVDLSVDRREVLGVVGESGCGKTMTARSILRLVPRPGAIVAGEVLLEGRDLLALPEAEMRRVRGRQITMVFQEPMTSLNPAYRIGNQIGEVLVAHRRELSRGERRERVVELLRMVGIPSPEQRIANYPHHLSGGMRQRVMIAIALAGGETQLLIADEPTTALDVTIQAQVLELFQDLQRRIGMAVMLITHDLGVVAETAGRVAVMYAGSVVEHAAVDELFARPGHPYTQGLLRSLPQRGRDARKSRLFTVPGSVPDLLDLEPGCKFFARCPHAVADVCLGSEPPLEPAGAGHLVRCRRIDALAAQERSA